The DNA segment GTCAGACAATAATTTTATCAACAGAGGACTGGGCGAACTGCAAACGCTCGTTGAAAACCCCGCCGACCTGCGGATGGTGTTCTGGTTCGACAGTTGACGCGCAGATGCTGCGGAATGTATCGGTAGCATTCTCCGCGCCCCAGCCCGCTAGACTCCTGCCCATGCTGGTCTACCACCTGCCCGGAACTTTTGAAACGCGCGAGGCGCACCTGGATTTGCTGTGGGAGGCGGGCGCGACGGGTTTGGAAGAACGCGCCGGGCTGATCCGCGCATACTTCGATGCACGCACAGATTTAGACGCCGAGATCGCGGACGGCGAATGGCGAGACGAGGCCGATCAGGACTGGCAGGCCCACTTCAAGGCCACGCTGAAGCCGGTGCGCGCAGGCCGCGTGACTATCGTGCCGCCGTGGCTGCGGGATGAGGTTGAGGCTGGACAGACGGCGCTGATCATCGAGCCGGGCATGGCCTTCGGGACCGGGCACCATGCCACGACGCGTATGGCGGTGGAGGCGCTGTCCGCTCTGGATTTGACGGGTAAGCGCGTGCTGGACGTGGGCACGGGCAGCGGCGTGCTGGCTATTGCGGCGGTGTTGCTGGGCGCAGATCACGCCACGGGGCTGGACATTGATCCATTGACCATTCCCATCGCCATCGAGAACGCAGAAATCAACGGGGTGCCGACGGGCCGTGTGGCCTTCGCGGAGGGTAGCCTGGGCCTGGGCGACGAATCCGACGAGACCTTCGATGTGCTGGTGGCCAACCTCTATGCCGAGTTGCACGATCTGCTGGCGGGCGAATACGCCGCCGCCCTGCTCCCCGGCGCACCCCTGATCCTGACCGGCATTTTGATAGGCAAGCTGGACCTTGTGCGCGCCGCCCTGGACCGCGAGGGCTTCGGCAGTGTCACCGTGCGCGAGGACGGCGAGTGGGTGCTGGTCACGGCCACATCACCCAGCGTTTGAAAGGACAGCCATGACCGACACCCGCATCCGTGTACAGGAACTGACTCCGCAGATGACGCTGGGACCGCGCGAGGCCCGCCATCTGCACGTCCTGCGGCTGAAGGTGGGCGACGCGTTACGCGTGTTCGACGGACAGGGTGCGGAAGCCGGAGCCGAGATCGCGGAACTGGAAGCGGGCCGCGCCGTCCTCACGCTGGGTGAGCAGGTGAGCGGCGCGGCGGAAACCCCCTTTCCCCTGACGCTGGCGGTTGCACTCCTGAAGGGCGACAAGCTCTCGGACGTGGTGCGCGCCGCCACCGAGCTGGGCGTGGGACGGGTGCAACTGCTGGTCACCGCCCGCGCCGACGCCCGCGAGATCGGCGCGCAGAAGCTGATGCGTTTGCAGCGGGTGGCGGAGGAAGCCAGCAAGCAGTCGCGCCGCGCGGTGGTGCCCGAAGTCCTCGCGCCCATTGCGCTGGCGGATTTTCAGTGGGACGGTGAGCTTTTCGTGGCCCAGCCGGGTTCAGCCGGACGGATCATGAATCTGCTGGACTGGTCCGCACCCGTGAACGTCCTGACTGGCCCGGAAGGCGGCCTGACCGACGCCGAGGTGTCTGGACTGATCGGGCGCGGCGCACACGCGGTCACGCTGGGGCCGCGCATCCTGCGGGCGGAAACGGCTCCAGTGGCATTGCTGGGGGCCATCGCGGCGGCGGGCGAGGGAGAAGCTTAGCCAGGCGAACTGGGTACCGCAGGAGCGCTGGGCACCAGTTGCCGCCAACTGTGGACCCCGCCCACCTGCACGGTCACGAAGCGTTCCAGCGCCCGCCACAGCGCCGGGCGCTCTGAAGGCGGCACCGGGGCGTCCATGTTGGCCCGCACCGTGCGGCGCACCACTCCGCGCAGGAAGTCCAGCGACTGGGGTGGGTAAAAGGGCAGGCTGGCGCAGGCCGCACACAGCATCTGGCCGCCCACGGGGTCCGGGTGGGCAGGGTCCGGCGCGCCGCAACGGGCACAGCGGGCAGTCTGCGGCACGATTCCCGCCAGACCCAGCAACTTGTAGCTCATGACCAGCGCCACCCATTCGGGGTCTGGCTGGTGGGCCACGCCGCGCAGGGCCGCCGCAAACAGCTCGAACGCCGTCTCGCTGAACTCCCCTTCCTGGAACAGCGCGTCGGCAAATTCGGCCATCAGGTGAGCGAAGGCGTGCCGCTCCGGCTCGGCCAGACTGGGGAGCGCGCCCTCCAGCACGGCCTGCTTGACCGTGGCCAGATCGTTGTTGGGCGTCTGGTACACCTGCACGCCGACGTGGTGAAACAGGTTCAGGCGGCTGGCCAGCGGCCCGCGCACACCGCCGCGCGCAATCGCCTTGAGCTTGCCCTGCGGCGTCAGCAGCGTCACGATGATGTCGCCCGACGGCATCACCCGGCGGCGGATCACGATGCCGCTGCGGTTGGCCGAGCGGAACTTCATGGCTGATCTCGCATCAAGTTTTTCTGCGCCAAGTTTTCCTGCGCTGAGGGCCGCGTCACGCTCCGCAGTCTAGGCCCTCCCGTCTGCGCCGCCTGTGCCGCTCTCCACGTTCCTGACTGCATCTGGCAGGTAAACTGACAGGCGATGAAAGACCCGCGCCCACAGGAACACAGTGTCGCCGACCTGTTGCGGGAACTCTTTCCCGAAACGCACCGCGAACTGTTCGGCCCCCATGAGGGCGACGCCCTGCCCACCCTGGGCCTGTACCCGGTGGCCGATGGAAGACTGGCCCTGGTCCACGGCGATCAACTGGCCGAATTTACCCCGCTGGACCCCAAGGGGAAAAATGCCCTGCACTGTGATCTGTGCCATTACACCCGCAGCCGCAGCGAGGCCGCCCTGTACCGCGTGGTGGTGGCCGCCCGCCGCAGCCGCTACGTGACCCTGTGTACCGCCACCGAAGCCTGCCAGGGCCGCGCCGGAAGGAAGGGGCTGGAGACGCTGGCGAACCGCATCTTCCCTCTGGAGTTGCCCTACACGGAATAGGGCTGGTCTGTCGGTTGGGCCGTTTGGCGCATGGAAGGTCTTGCCGCCTCTCCGCTAGCCTGCCCGCATGACCGAACCCAATACCTCCCACGTTCCCGTGACCGAATGGGCCGCCCTCGTGCCGGAGCTGGATGTCAGCGATCTGGACCATAGTCTGGACGTGTACACGCGTCTGTTCGGCTTTACCGTCAACTACACCCGCCCCGGCTTCGCCTACCTGAGCCTAGGGCGCATTCAATGGATGCTCTCGCAGATTCGCCCAGAGGGTTCCTGGCAGACTGGCCCGCTGGAGCCTCCCCTGGGACGCGGCATCAACTTTCAGATTCAGGTGCCGGATATCGACGCGCTGCACGGGCGGCTGGAGGCCGACGCCTACCCCCTTTTCGTTCTCATGCAGACTTCCACGTATCTGGAGGGAGACACCGAACACCAGCAGC comes from the Deinococcus sp. AJ005 genome and includes:
- a CDS encoding 50S ribosomal protein L11 methyltransferase — protein: MLVYHLPGTFETREAHLDLLWEAGATGLEERAGLIRAYFDARTDLDAEIADGEWRDEADQDWQAHFKATLKPVRAGRVTIVPPWLRDEVEAGQTALIIEPGMAFGTGHHATTRMAVEALSALDLTGKRVLDVGTGSGVLAIAAVLLGADHATGLDIDPLTIPIAIENAEINGVPTGRVAFAEGSLGLGDESDETFDVLVANLYAELHDLLAGEYAAALLPGAPLILTGILIGKLDLVRAALDREGFGSVTVREDGEWVLVTATSPSV
- a CDS encoding 16S rRNA (uracil(1498)-N(3))-methyltransferase; the protein is MTDTRIRVQELTPQMTLGPREARHLHVLRLKVGDALRVFDGQGAEAGAEIAELEAGRAVLTLGEQVSGAAETPFPLTLAVALLKGDKLSDVVRAATELGVGRVQLLVTARADAREIGAQKLMRLQRVAEEASKQSRRAVVPEVLAPIALADFQWDGELFVAQPGSAGRIMNLLDWSAPVNVLTGPEGGLTDAEVSGLIGRGAHAVTLGPRILRAETAPVALLGAIAAAGEGEA
- the recO gene encoding DNA repair protein RecO gives rise to the protein MKFRSANRSGIVIRRRVMPSGDIIVTLLTPQGKLKAIARGGVRGPLASRLNLFHHVGVQVYQTPNNDLATVKQAVLEGALPSLAEPERHAFAHLMAEFADALFQEGEFSETAFELFAAALRGVAHQPDPEWVALVMSYKLLGLAGIVPQTARCARCGAPDPAHPDPVGGQMLCAACASLPFYPPQSLDFLRGVVRRTVRANMDAPVPPSERPALWRALERFVTVQVGGVHSWRQLVPSAPAVPSSPG
- a CDS encoding VOC family protein — encoded protein: MTEPNTSHVPVTEWAALVPELDVSDLDHSLDVYTRLFGFTVNYTRPGFAYLSLGRIQWMLSQIRPEGSWQTGPLEPPLGRGINFQIQVPDIDALHGRLEADAYPLFVLMQTSTYLEGDTEHQQREFLVQDPDGYLLRFTD